A stretch of DNA from Gimesia chilikensis:
CTCCTTTTTGAGTCTGAGAGCAGGACCAGTAACAACTGAGAATGAATTAAATCTGACTGGTTTATTCGTCTTCCCTGTGGGAAGCAGACTGGCGGATTTGAACTTATCTGCTGCTGATGAATTCAGCTTGAATGAAACAGTCAGAGATGTTGTGAATGGAAAATAGTCTCTGCTGAAGTTGCGGGCAGTCTAGTCCGCATTTATGAAGGGTGTGTGAAGAACGTGTTAGCTTCATAAAACATGAGTTGATCAGAGCCGATTTCTGCAAGTTAATTTTCAGTTAATAATTCAGCGTTTTTTATTCACGTTTGCTGATGTGATCCCCGAAAACAGCGAACCTGTGAGGCGTTTTTTGTGTCACGTTACGCAGAAGGTCTGTGATACAGGCCTCATATCGTTTTTCTGTGAATTCATCTGTTCTTAATGTGGAATACAAGGAAAATTCATGAACGTCTATCTGGATGACGAACGACCGGCACCGCCGGGCTGGCGACAGGTTCGCTGGCCGGATGAAGCAATTCAATTTTTAAAAACGGGTGAAGTCCGCTCGATCAGTCTCGACCACGATCTGGGCGATGACGAACGCGGCACTGGCTATGATGTGCTACTCTGGATTGAAGAAGCTGTCGCGACGCAGGACTTCGATCCACCAGAGATCAAAGTACACACCGCGAACCCGCCTGCCCGCAATCGAATGCTTGCGGCTGTCGGTTCCATTCAGCGTCTGACCGAGTGTTGCTGCGGCGCAGACTGAAAGACGATGCTTAAACCAGGGGCTCCCGCTGGCTGCCGGGAAATGAAAAATTTCTCTCGGGAGGCCCCTGCTCCTTATCTAATCCAGGTGAGAGAGCTCGCGAGCGTTGGGCGCTTCAGCACTCCTCTTCGCCTGCCTCGAACATCGCGCTAAAGCGGCGCTGCATCTCCTCGGGAGACACTTCTTCAATCTGACTGCCGAGCAGCCATTCGTGCCCAAAGGGATCCTGAACCTTCGCGGCACGTTCGCCGTAGAACTGGTCGGCCGGTTCCATGATCAACGTGGCACCTGCGCCGACGGCCTGTTGCGTCATGGCGTCGACATCCTGCACATGCAGATGGATTGCCGATCCGGTCGGCGTGGATTCCCGGGGCGCGTGAATGCCGTACTCGGGATACTCGTCGGAGACCATGATCGTCGTTGCCCCGAACTTGAGTTCCGCGTGACCAATCCGCCCGCCGGGTTCGGTCAGCCGAAAGTCCTCGACGGCTCCAAACGCCCGCTCATAGAAATCGATGGCGGCACTGGCATCCCGGGTGCGGAGGTAAGGAAAGACTTCAGTGATCTGGTGGGGCTGTTTGTCGGTCATCGTCTGAGCTCCTGTTACCGGTCGGGGAAATGCCTGTTTCCCTCAGTATACTCAAGAGTGGCCCGCTTGTATTGGGAAAATTCGTTTCCCGGGGAGCACGGTAGTGGGAGGGCTGACAGCCCTGGCGTTATCCCGGAGAGACCTGGGTTGGGTTTCAGGATGGGGGACGGTTGAAAGTGCGGTGCTTGAAACTTCTCTGTCTACCAAAAAAAAAATCCCCCTGTTTTTCGAGTTCCAGGAACTCTTCGAACAGGGGGCTGTCAATCTGCCAGAATCAGGCGAGAAGATTATTTCTTCTTGCTGGTTTTGCCTTTGGCAGTTTTAGGAGCAGCAGCTGTGGTTTTGCCAGTTTGCTTTTTGGCAGTTTGCCCAATCTTAGAAGTAGATTTGGCCATCTCGGTATCTCCAGAAAAAGGAGTTAAAGAAACAGATATGAACTAAGATATTCATATCGACGCGTAAGTTACCAATCTTTTGGAAATTTAAAATATCAGAGTTCACAATTTTGAAATATTCTGAGGAAATAATTTTCGGCGATGGTTCGCGCGCGTCGTGGAAGGTGTCGCGACGCGCTTCTGAAGACCGCGCCAGCCGGCTGTCGCAGCGCTCTTGCGCGTCGCCTGAGGTGAGTCCTTTCGCACGCGCTTCATGGTTCTTGAGGTGAGCGCGCCTGCCGGCTGTGGTCTGTACCCAGGCGCTGTCGGACGAGCCGACGGTGGCACCCGTTTGTTGCGGACACATACGAAAAGTGCCTGAAAAACAGACTGTTTGTGGCAGTGTCGGGGACTGTGGTCTATGATGGCTTCTCTGAAGTCGCCCCCTGCTCTACTTGAATGGAGACACGTTGAATGGCGGTCCGCCCCGTCTATGTTCCCCGCGATGATCGTCCGGGAGTCGTGGTACGTTCGCTCGACTTCGAATGGTTCCCCGGCTTCTCGACGGCTCAGAAGCAGCGCTCGATTCACTCCCTGCATGTCGCCGCCGGGGAGGCAGGTATCGAACCGGTGCTGGAGATCTCCAGCAAGTCCCCCGAGGAACTGGGGGTGTCGTTGAGTGCCTTTCATCTTTCATTGACCGACGCGGACGGGAGCAGGTCCTGCTCCGTGGAGACTGCCTTCCAGGGGAGCAAAGTCTTTGAGCGGGGCGGCCCGTTTCTCGACCTGCTCAATGGAACCTCGCGGGAGGCCAAGAAAGACGACCGGCTGCAGAGTTCGGGACGCCTGCTCCGGTTCGAGTTTCAGGGGGCTGCCTGGCCCTTGAAGCCCCGCACTTACTTCTATGACTGGCTCTACCTGAGTGCCCTGGAGCAGCAGTCCGGACTTCGGGAGACGCTGGTCGGCTACCGGGGTTTTACGGATATCGAATTCAACCCGAAGAAGTCGATCAACTGCCAGGCGTACTCCGCGGCTCTGTATGTGTCGATCCTGGAATCCGGTCAGAGTGACACGATCCTCTCCTCGCCCGAGAGTTTTCTGGAATCTCTACAGGACGAATACACGGCCCGGGATGAGTTGCTGGCCCGGCAACCCAGGCTCGGCTGAGACTCCGCCGCCGGGTGACTGGACAGCAGCGCGGCCAGGCACGATAGTGAAATGAGCGCGGGCCTGTATTTCGAATCAGAAAGTGAGAAACAATGAGATCAGTCATACTGCTGCTGGTGAGCAGCCTGGGAATGGGGCTGGCCGGTTGTCAGCAGGAAGCAGCACCTACAGAGGAAGCCGCGAGTGCACCCCAAGAGACCGCGCCTGCCGCGGCGGAGGGGCCGGTTGTCAAGATCTGGGTCTTCGAGGATGGCACCATCGAAATGGATGGGGAGCCCGCGGGGCTGGAAGCGGTCCGCACCCGATTCGCCGAGCTGCAGAAGCAGCAGGGAGTCGTCTACTACGGTCGGGACGCTCCGGCTGCCGAACCACACGAGAATGCGATGCGGGTAATCGAACTGGTCGTGGAAAACAATTTGCCGGTCCAGCTCAGTTCGAAACCGGATTTCTCCGATCGCGTCGACGCCGACGGTACGTCCCGGCCGAAGCCGGTGGAGTGATCATCTTCTGTCATGGCGCTTATGTTTTGGGGCCGCTGATTCTTTTCTTCGCTTTGAGTCCTGCCTATGATTCGACGACTGATACGCCACGTGCTGATTGCCCTGCTCTGCGGCGCGTTGATCTTTGTGATTCTGAATGTGGCTGCCTGGTATAATTTGCGCGGTCAGCGAAATATGTGTCGCAATCAGGACTTCACGCGTTTTTATGGGCTACGGGTCTTAGGAATGCAGATTGCCGACTATCGGGAGACACACGGTGTGCTGCCCGATACTCTGGCGGAGATTCCCGACGTGCATGCCATGCTGGAACTGCCGGGCGAGCCGCTGCTGGACAGTTGGGGGAACCCGTTTCAATATCGGCGGGAGGGGGAGAATTACGAGCTGTTCTCTTATGGTCGCGACGGGCAGCCGGGGGGCGTGGGCCTCGATGCGGATCTGTATGTTGACGGGCGGAACCGGGAACGGGCGCTCCCCACGTTCCGGCAGTTCTTTCTGACGAACGACAAAGACGAGGTGGCGCGGGACGGGTTCCTGGTTGCTGGTGCGGAAGCAGCCTTTCTCGTGTTCTGTTTCACGCTCATGTCATTAAAAGGGACGACGAGAACCGGACACCCGATGACGGCGTGGCGATATATCTGGTTTACCCTGGTGGTGCTGGTGATTGCGACCGGCATGGGACTGATGCTGCTGCCGTTACATATTCCGAATGGGCACTGACGGATGCGGTTTCTGTATTTGCGTGATCCGTTATTTCTGACGGCCCTGGTGCTGTTTCTGGTGAATCGCTGGTTGCTCAAGCCGCTGGTGACGGGCGGGTTCGTGCACAATCATTTCAATGACCTGCTCTGCGTGCCGCTGCTGGTGCCGATCGTGGTGTTGATCGCCCGTTTCTGCAAAGCCCGTCCGCATAACGGACCGCCGGAACTGTATGAGATTCTGCTGCCGCTCTTGGTCTGGTCGATCCAGTACGAAATTCTGTTCCCGCAGTTCGCCTCTACATCACCGGGAGTCACCGGCGATCCGCTGGATATTCTCTGGTACAGTGTCGGCGCCTGTATCAGCGGCCTCTGGTGGCGGTTTTATTATCAACGTCAGCCTGCCTGAGAGACGCCCTGCCCTCTGTTTTGCCTGGGTTTTGTGGTCTGTTCAGTCGAAAATCAGGTCTGTCTGTCTGAATATAGTTGACGTATTGATCATGTCTGGCATAATGTTTAGATGTGCGGGCCTGCCTGGGAGTGTTCGTGGAAGTGATTAGGTGCGAGCACTCCCGGCACGCACGAGTAACCCCTCTTCTGGCACTCCAGTTCGATTTCGGGCCGGAGTGCCCCCCTTTCTGCAGGCAGGTTATCCCGGTTCTTTTTGTGCGCTGAATGGAGGAACGATGGATCTGATCGATCGGATGAAAGAAATTGCTGCCCGGATTCCAAAACAACTGGAATACACCCAGACCGAGGAGGCGACGAAGAACGCGTTCGTCATGCCCTTCATCAGTGCGTTGGGATACGATGTGTTCAACCCGCTGGAGGTGATCCCGGAGTTCACGTCAGACGTGGGCATCAAGAAGGGAGAGAAAGTCGATTACGCGATCAAGAAGGATGAGCAGATCATTATCCTGGTCGAATGCAAATGGTCGGGAGCCGATCTGGACAAGGTGCACGCTTCACAGCTCTTCCGGTATTTCTCGGTGACGTCGGCCCGGTTTGCGATTCTGACCAACGGCATCGAATACCAGTTTTACTCGGACATCGACGAGCCTAACAAAATGGATTCGAAGCCCTTCTTCGTCTTCAACATGCTGCACTTCGAAGACCACCAGATCAACGAACTCAAAAAGTTCACAAAGTCGGCGTTTTCGCTGGACGACATTCTGACGACGGCCAGTACGCTCAAGTACGCGGGGGCGATCAAGAAGATTCTGGAGGAGGAACTCAAGGCACCGTCTGAAGAGTTCGTGCGGTTCTTCGCGTCACAGGTGTACGACGGCCGGTTGACGCAGCAGGTGATTGAGCAGTTCACGAAGATCGTGAAAGATGCACGCTCACAGTTCATTAACGAGCGGATCAACGAGCGACTGAAGACCGCCCTGTCTGCGAACTCGGGAGAAGGCGGTGGTGAGGATCTGTTCGACGACGAAGAGAACGGCGACGACGCTTCGGCCCGTGACGGCATCGAAACCACGCAGGAAGAACTGGATGGCTTCAACGTCGTTAAGGCGATCCTGCGGGAAGTGGTCGACGTAGCCCGCGTGACGATGCGCGACACAAAAAGTTATTGCGGCATCCTGCTGGACGACAACAACCGCAAACCGATCTGCCGCCTGCGGTTCAACCACTCACAGAAATACCTGGGCCTGTTCACGAACAAGAATGAAGACAAAGTCGAGATTGAGTGCGTGGATGATATCTTCAAACACTCAGAGCGGCTGAAAGCTGTGATTGGGGAGTATGAGGGTGGGAAGGCTGAAGTTGTGGAAGAGAAGTCTACTGGGGGGATTGTGGATAACGGTTGATGTTTGGGACGCAGTTCAATTGAATTAAGGAGTAAAAAGCTATGGGTAGAAGGAAAGGGATTCCGGGACTCTCTTTTTCATGGAAGAGAGCTTCTGGTTTGTCTGGTGCAAAATCAAGGATCTCAAGAAAAACTGGAATACCTCTTACGCGAAGTGGTAGGCAACGAAAGATGGGGAAAGCAATGGGATGTTGTGTTCCTTTTGTCTTTATTCTAGGGAGTATTGCAGGAGGCGTTTTAGGCGTGATTCGTATGATTTCTAGTTTGAGCTAAATACGTGCTATATGTTTTGATATTTATATTTACTAGCTGTGATTTCAAAGAATTATTTATGAGTCTGCCACCTGAATCGAATTTAGATGATGTAAAAGTACGGATACGGAATTCAATCAAGAATCCTAATCTTGGTAGTATTCAACAGGCTGTTCTCAAGGAAGGGCCTCAAGCATTTAGAATAGCCACACTGATGGAAATCCTTAATCCAAATACGGAGGAACTTCATCATTATATCTTGAAGCTTGATAGTATTGATCGCAAAAAAGATGGATGGTTTTATAAGCCTGAAAAGTCAATCACTCTTAATGGTGAAAACCCAAATGAGATTGAGCTTCTTTTCCGGTTTTTACAAGCTCATCATGAGGGGAGGTTATCTGGTTCAACCGGTGAATTGCGAATACTTAAGTCGCGTGATTATGAAAAACTCGGGGATTTAATTGAATTAGTTCCAGATCTTGCCTCTCCTGATATGATCGAGTTGATCAAATTAATAGTTCCTCGAATTCGAGATACAAACTCATATCGAGAGGAGTTTGTTGAGGTTTTCGAACAAAGCGATCCACAGATAGTAGAGCACATTGCGGTTGCTGCGCAGCTAGTCAAGAATCAGAAAGCATTTGAATTATTAACGAGGCTTGTAGAGAGTGAGGATACTGATGAGCAAAAATACCAAGAATTATTAGTAAAGAATCCTTGGATGTTTGGTAGCGAGTACAGTGAACTTCTAGATCGGAGAAAATGGACTAGAGATGATAATCTCGACTTTATGCTAAGACGTACAACTGATAACTATCTGGAAATAGTTGAGATTAAAACACCATTTACTGATGCATTATTTAGATATGATAAATCTCATGATAGTTACTATCCTTCTTCTAATCTCTCTAAAGTGCTTGGGCAAGTAATGCGTTATATCACTGAAGTCGAGCGGAAGCGAGACTCAATTCTTGCTCAAGATAGTTTTGATACACTCAAAATACGAGCCCGAATTTTTATTGGTCGAGATGGTGGATCTACTCAATTGGAAGCTTTGCGAAATTTTAATGACCACTTACATGGAATCGAGGTTCTAACATTCGATCAACTGATTCGTATTGCTGATCGAGTATTAAAAATATTTCAGAGAGAGTCATTTGGAGAAAATGGTGCCGATGAACTCTCACAAGATCAAGGGCCATTTTGACGTTATTCCTGAGGTGTTTTTTTCATAGATGCAAAAAGTCAAAAGATAACTTACAAATTTTACGATGCTCTCATAGTCTGTGTAATTGTCGTTTTGCGTGTTGTATCATTAATTCATCTCAATTAAACCGTCTCAATCTTCTAAACCGTCTCAATCTTCCTTCGCCGGAAATCCTCTGCCGGTGAGCCAGTTGTTTTCTGTGATGAGCTGGCGGAGGGTGGCTTTGATGGAGTCGATGGTGAACTCTTTGACGATCAGGTCCGGGCCGTGGGCGACTTTGTTGTTGAACCAGAACAACTCCGTGGGGCGGCGGTTGAACCGGGCTTCGCTCCAGATATTGAGGCCGATGCGATCGCCGTTTTCGAATTTGATGATCGCGTTGCAGAACTGATCTTCCACGTCCTCTTTCCAGGTGCCGTCTGTGATGGCTTCCAGTTCTACCCAGATCTCAAAGGGCCCGTGTTGTGACATGGTTCTGCTCCTGCTGTTGTCTTGTGCTTTGCCTGCTTGCTTCAATGTAACAGCACCGCTGGTGTTTTTGAATCGTTGAGTGAGGGATTGTGCCGGGGTTTGGGTTTCTGCGGTCCCGGCCCGGTTTGGTTGCGGCTGATTTTGTTCTGGGGGGCGGGTTTTTCGTGGTGGTGTGTTTTGGCTGGTGGTTTGGTTGTTACCGGCGGCTGGTGCGTTGCCGCTCAGGGTTGGTGGGGGCTCTGTTGTGCCATTGGGGCGGGAACTGGTGGGGTGTCGCCAGGCGGGCAACCACACAGGGTTGCCCCTTGTATCTGCTCTTGACTGTCTGCAGTTCTTTGATTTGATAGGCAGATAAAGCCAATGCTTCCCGCCTTTAAAGGCGGGAAGCATTGGTGGCGAGTGTCAGATCGTGGTTGCCCCTGGTCCTAAAGACCGATTTGTAGCTTGATCGCCACTCGCTTCTCCATGCCTTAACCCGTACAGTCGCCTGAGCGGTGCAC
This window harbors:
- a CDS encoding cyclic-phosphate processing receiver domain-containing protein, giving the protein MNVYLDDERPAPPGWRQVRWPDEAIQFLKTGEVRSISLDHDLGDDERGTGYDVLLWIEEAVATQDFDPPEIKVHTANPPARNRMLAAVGSIQRLTECCCGAD
- a CDS encoding Shedu anti-phage system protein SduA domain-containing protein, which encodes MSLPPESNLDDVKVRIRNSIKNPNLGSIQQAVLKEGPQAFRIATLMEILNPNTEELHHYILKLDSIDRKKDGWFYKPEKSITLNGENPNEIELLFRFLQAHHEGRLSGSTGELRILKSRDYEKLGDLIELVPDLASPDMIELIKLIVPRIRDTNSYREEFVEVFEQSDPQIVEHIAVAAQLVKNQKAFELLTRLVESEDTDEQKYQELLVKNPWMFGSEYSELLDRRKWTRDDNLDFMLRRTTDNYLEIVEIKTPFTDALFRYDKSHDSYYPSSNLSKVLGQVMRYITEVERKRDSILAQDSFDTLKIRARIFIGRDGGSTQLEALRNFNDHLHGIEVLTFDQLIRIADRVLKIFQRESFGENGADELSQDQGPF
- a CDS encoding VOC family protein, giving the protein MTDKQPHQITEVFPYLRTRDASAAIDFYERAFGAVEDFRLTEPGGRIGHAELKFGATTIMVSDEYPEYGIHAPRESTPTGSAIHLHVQDVDAMTQQAVGAGATLIMEPADQFYGERAAKVQDPFGHEWLLGSQIEEVSPEEMQRRFSAMFEAGEEEC
- a CDS encoding DUF6977 family protein; translation: MAVRPVYVPRDDRPGVVVRSLDFEWFPGFSTAQKQRSIHSLHVAAGEAGIEPVLEISSKSPEELGVSLSAFHLSLTDADGSRSCSVETAFQGSKVFERGGPFLDLLNGTSREAKKDDRLQSSGRLLRFEFQGAAWPLKPRTYFYDWLYLSALEQQSGLRETLVGYRGFTDIEFNPKKSINCQAYSAALYVSILESGQSDTILSSPESFLESLQDEYTARDELLARQPRLG
- a CDS encoding type II secretion system protein GspG, with amino-acid sequence MIRRLIRHVLIALLCGALIFVILNVAAWYNLRGQRNMCRNQDFTRFYGLRVLGMQIADYRETHGVLPDTLAEIPDVHAMLELPGEPLLDSWGNPFQYRREGENYELFSYGRDGQPGGVGLDADLYVDGRNRERALPTFRQFFLTNDKDEVARDGFLVAGAEAAFLVFCFTLMSLKGTTRTGHPMTAWRYIWFTLVVLVIATGMGLMLLPLHIPNGH
- a CDS encoding type I restriction endonuclease, giving the protein MDLIDRMKEIAARIPKQLEYTQTEEATKNAFVMPFISALGYDVFNPLEVIPEFTSDVGIKKGEKVDYAIKKDEQIIILVECKWSGADLDKVHASQLFRYFSVTSARFAILTNGIEYQFYSDIDEPNKMDSKPFFVFNMLHFEDHQINELKKFTKSAFSLDDILTTASTLKYAGAIKKILEEELKAPSEEFVRFFASQVYDGRLTQQVIEQFTKIVKDARSQFINERINERLKTALSANSGEGGGEDLFDDEENGDDASARDGIETTQEELDGFNVVKAILREVVDVARVTMRDTKSYCGILLDDNNRKPICRLRFNHSQKYLGLFTNKNEDKVEIECVDDIFKHSERLKAVIGEYEGGKAEVVEEKSTGGIVDNG